The Pseudomonas orientalis genome contains a region encoding:
- a CDS encoding acetyl-CoA C-acetyltransferase: MQDVVIVAATRTAVGSFQGSLATIPAPELGAAVIRRLLEQTGLDPAEVDEVILGQVLTAGSGQNPARQASILAGLPHAVPSLTLNKVCGSGLKALHLGAQAIRCGDADVIIAGGMENMSLAPYVLPAARTGLRMGHAKMIDSMITDGLWDAFNDYHMGITAENLVDKYGISREAQDAFAAASQQKAIAAIEAGRFADEITPILIPQRKGDPLVFDVDEQPRAGTTAESLAKLKPAFKKDGSVTAGNASSLNDGAAAVLLMSAAKAKALGLPVLARIASYANAGVDPAIMGIGPVSATRRCLDKAGWQLGELDLIEANEAFAAQSLAVGKELEWNAEKVNVNGGAIAIGHPIGASGCRVLVTLLHEMIKRDAKKGLATLCIGGGQGVALALERG; this comes from the coding sequence ATGCAAGACGTCGTGATTGTTGCTGCCACCCGCACCGCCGTGGGCAGCTTCCAGGGCTCGCTGGCCACCATCCCGGCCCCTGAACTGGGCGCTGCGGTGATTCGTCGCCTGCTGGAGCAGACCGGCCTTGACCCGGCCGAAGTCGATGAAGTGATTCTCGGCCAGGTACTCACCGCAGGCAGCGGCCAGAACCCGGCGCGCCAGGCCTCGATTCTCGCCGGCCTGCCCCACGCCGTGCCGAGCCTGACCCTGAACAAGGTGTGCGGTTCGGGCCTCAAGGCCCTGCACCTGGGCGCACAGGCGATCCGTTGCGGCGACGCCGACGTCATCATCGCCGGCGGCATGGAAAACATGAGCCTTGCGCCGTACGTATTGCCAGCCGCGCGCACCGGTTTGCGCATGGGCCACGCCAAGATGATCGACAGCATGATCACCGACGGCCTGTGGGATGCGTTCAACGACTACCACATGGGCATCACCGCCGAAAACCTGGTGGACAAATACGGCATCAGCCGTGAGGCACAGGATGCCTTTGCCGCTGCCTCCCAGCAAAAAGCAATTGCCGCCATCGAAGCCGGGCGGTTTGCCGATGAGATCACACCGATCCTGATTCCCCAGCGCAAGGGCGACCCGCTGGTCTTCGACGTGGACGAACAGCCGCGTGCCGGTACCACCGCCGAGTCCCTGGCCAAGCTCAAACCCGCCTTTAAAAAGGACGGCAGCGTCACCGCCGGCAACGCCTCCAGCCTTAACGACGGCGCCGCAGCGGTGCTGTTGATGAGCGCCGCCAAAGCCAAGGCCCTCGGCCTGCCCGTGCTGGCACGCATCGCCAGCTATGCCAACGCCGGGGTCGATCCGGCGATCATGGGCATCGGCCCGGTGTCGGCCACCCGCCGCTGCCTGGACAAGGCCGGCTGGCAGTTGGGCGAGCTGGATTTGATCGAAGCCAACGAAGCCTTCGCCGCGCAATCCCTGGCGGTGGGCAAAGAGCTGGAATGGAACGCCGAAAAGGTCAACGTCAACGGCGGCGCCATCGCCATCGGCCACCCGATTGGTGCATCAGGCTGCCGCGTGCTGGTGACCCTGCTGCATGAAATGATCAAGCGTGACGCCAAAAAAGGCTTGGCGACACTGTGCATCGGTGGTGGCCAAGGCGTAGCCCTCGCCCTCGAACGCGGCTGA
- the hemB gene encoding porphobilinogen synthase produces MTSQFPQARPRRLRRSPELRGLFQESEFTLNDLVLPIFVEEEIDDFVPITSMPGVLRIPEKKLAGEIERYARAGIKSVMTFGVSHHLDASGSDTWKERGLVSRMSSIIKDAAPEMIVMSDTCFCEYTDHGHCGVMHGAHVDNDATLVNLGKQAVAAARAGADVIAPSAAMDGQVQAIRRALDDAGFTHIPIMAYSTKFASALYGPFREAGGSALKGDRKSYQMNPMNRREAVRESLLDEQEGADALMVKPAGAYLDIIRDIREASRLPVAAYQVSGEYAMIKFGAQAGAIDEDRVVRETLGSIKRAGADLIFTYFAMDLALAGI; encoded by the coding sequence ATGACCAGCCAGTTCCCCCAAGCCCGCCCCCGTCGCCTGCGCCGCTCTCCGGAGCTGCGTGGCCTGTTCCAGGAAAGCGAATTCACGCTCAACGACCTGGTGCTGCCGATTTTCGTCGAAGAAGAAATCGACGATTTCGTGCCGATCACCAGCATGCCGGGCGTGTTGCGTATTCCTGAGAAAAAGCTGGCCGGCGAGATCGAGCGCTATGCCCGCGCCGGCATCAAGTCTGTGATGACCTTTGGCGTTTCCCACCACCTGGACGCCAGCGGCAGCGATACGTGGAAAGAGCGCGGCCTGGTCTCGCGCATGTCGTCGATCATCAAGGACGCCGCGCCGGAAATGATCGTGATGTCCGACACCTGCTTCTGCGAATACACCGATCACGGCCATTGCGGCGTGATGCATGGCGCTCACGTCGACAATGACGCGACCCTGGTCAACCTCGGCAAACAGGCCGTGGCCGCCGCCCGCGCCGGTGCCGACGTCATCGCGCCCTCGGCGGCGATGGACGGCCAGGTCCAGGCCATCCGCCGCGCCCTGGACGATGCCGGTTTCACCCACATCCCGATCATGGCCTACTCCACCAAATTCGCCTCGGCCCTCTACGGCCCGTTCCGCGAAGCCGGCGGCAGCGCCCTCAAGGGCGACCGCAAAAGCTACCAGATGAACCCGATGAACCGCCGCGAGGCCGTACGCGAATCGCTGCTCGACGAGCAGGAAGGCGCCGATGCGCTGATGGTCAAACCGGCCGGCGCCTACCTCGACATTATCCGCGACATCCGCGAGGCATCGCGCCTGCCGGTGGCGGCGTATCAAGTGAGCGGCGAGTACGCGATGATCAAATTTGGCGCACAGGCCGGGGCGATTGACGAGGATCGCGTAGTGCGCGAGACCTTGGGCTCGATCAAGCGCGCGGGGGCGGATTTGATATTTACGTATTTTGCGATGGATTTGGCGTTGGCGGGGATTTAG
- a CDS encoding glutathione S-transferase N-terminal domain-containing protein gives MNALAAFPINSKWPAQHPERLQLYSLPTPNGVKVSIMLEELGLPYEAHKVSFDTQDQLSPEFLSLNPNNKIPAIIDPNGPSGQPLALFESGAILIYLAEKTSQLLAEDPATRYETLQWLMFQMGGIGPMFGQLGFFNKFAGKAYEDKRPRDRYAAESRRLLQVLEKRLLGRTWIMGDDYSIADIATFPWIRNLIGFYESGDLVGIADFPNVLRALDGFVARPAVIRGLNIPS, from the coding sequence ATGAACGCACTCGCCGCTTTCCCGATCAACAGCAAATGGCCCGCCCAGCACCCGGAGCGCCTGCAACTGTACTCGCTGCCTACGCCCAACGGTGTAAAAGTCTCGATCATGCTCGAAGAGCTGGGCCTGCCTTATGAGGCGCACAAGGTCAGCTTCGACACCCAGGACCAATTATCCCCCGAGTTCCTGTCGCTGAACCCCAATAACAAGATCCCCGCAATCATCGACCCCAATGGTCCCAGCGGGCAGCCGCTGGCGTTGTTCGAGTCCGGCGCGATCCTGATTTACCTGGCGGAAAAGACCAGCCAGTTGCTCGCCGAAGACCCGGCCACTCGCTACGAAACCCTCCAGTGGCTGATGTTCCAGATGGGCGGGATCGGCCCGATGTTCGGCCAGTTGGGGTTCTTCAACAAGTTCGCCGGCAAGGCCTATGAAGACAAGCGCCCGCGCGACCGCTACGCCGCCGAATCGCGGCGCTTGCTGCAGGTGCTGGAAAAACGCCTGTTGGGCCGTACCTGGATCATGGGTGACGATTACAGTATCGCTGACATCGCCACCTTCCCCTGGATTCGCAACCTGATCGGCTTCTACGAATCGGGCGACCTGGTGGGCATCGCCGATTTCCCTAACGTGCTGCGCGCGTTGGACGGCTTTGTCGCTCGCCCAGCGGTGATTCGTGGTCTGAATATTCCGAGCTGA
- a CDS encoding CoA transferase subunit B encodes MALTREQMAQRVAREMQDGFYVNLGIGIPTLVANYIPDGMEVMLQSENGLLGMGPFPTEDTIDADMINAGKQTVTARIGASIFSSAESFAMIRGGHVDLTVLGAFEVDVQGNIASWMIPGKLVKGMGGAMDLVAGAENIIVIMTHASKDGESKLLSQCSLPLTGANCIKRVLTDLAYLEIENGAFVLKERAPGVSVEEIVSKTAGKLIVPDHVPEMHFQ; translated from the coding sequence ATGGCTCTTACCCGCGAACAAATGGCTCAACGCGTCGCCCGCGAAATGCAGGACGGTTTCTACGTCAACCTCGGCATCGGCATTCCGACCCTGGTGGCCAACTACATTCCCGACGGCATGGAAGTGATGCTGCAATCGGAGAATGGCCTGCTCGGCATGGGGCCGTTCCCGACTGAAGACACCATTGACGCCGACATGATCAACGCCGGCAAGCAAACCGTCACCGCACGCATCGGCGCCTCGATTTTCTCCTCCGCCGAGTCCTTCGCGATGATTCGCGGTGGCCACGTGGACCTGACCGTACTCGGTGCCTTCGAAGTCGACGTACAGGGCAACATCGCCTCGTGGATGATCCCCGGCAAGCTGGTCAAGGGCATGGGCGGCGCGATGGACCTGGTGGCCGGTGCGGAAAATATCATCGTGATCATGACCCATGCGTCCAAGGACGGTGAGTCCAAATTGCTCAGCCAGTGCAGCCTGCCGCTGACCGGCGCCAACTGCATCAAGCGTGTGCTCACGGACCTGGCCTACCTGGAAATCGAAAATGGCGCTTTTGTCCTCAAGGAACGCGCACCTGGCGTCAGCGTTGAAGAGATTGTGAGCAAGACCGCCGGTAAACTGATCGTCCCGGACCACGTTCCAGAAATGCATTTCCAGTGA
- a CDS encoding DUF1615 domain-containing protein, with translation MYSSRLILCLATLLVLAGCSTSRGPQQPERSEAEVKTQIVRLLPAKVADREGWAQDIYTAFDTQKIYPSTENICAVLAVTEQESTYQVDPPVPGMGKIAQDEILRRAGKVHVPAFVVRSALQLRSPTGKTYAERLNAARTEKDLSGIFDDFIGVVPLGNTLFGGFNPVHTAGPMQVSIDFAQKQARGYPYTVDGTIRREVFTRRGGMYFGIAHLLGYPVSYDQPLYRFADFNAGWYASRNAAFQAAVSRASGTELALDGDLIRYGSLLPGTTELAVRSLGAKLEMRNPSIRSQLEQGEALDFEDTTLYKRVFALADKAAGKPLPRAILPGIVLKSPKITRNLTTAWFAKRVDERYQRCMKR, from the coding sequence ATGTATTCAAGCCGCCTGATCCTCTGCCTTGCAACTTTACTGGTGCTGGCCGGTTGCTCCACCTCACGCGGTCCGCAGCAACCCGAGCGCAGCGAGGCCGAGGTGAAGACGCAGATCGTGCGCCTGCTCCCGGCCAAGGTCGCGGACCGCGAAGGTTGGGCCCAGGATATCTACACCGCGTTCGACACCCAGAAGATCTACCCCAGCACCGAAAACATCTGCGCCGTACTGGCGGTGACCGAGCAGGAGTCCACCTATCAGGTCGACCCACCGGTACCGGGCATGGGCAAGATCGCCCAGGACGAAATCCTGCGGCGTGCCGGGAAGGTTCATGTGCCGGCGTTTGTCGTGCGCAGCGCCTTGCAATTGCGCTCGCCCACCGGCAAAACCTACGCCGAGCGTTTGAATGCTGCGCGCACCGAGAAGGACCTGAGCGGGATCTTCGACGATTTCATCGGCGTCGTGCCGTTGGGCAACACGCTGTTTGGCGGCTTCAACCCGGTACACACCGCCGGCCCGATGCAGGTCAGCATCGACTTTGCGCAGAAACAGGCGCGGGGTTATCCCTACACGGTAGACGGTACGATTCGCCGCGAAGTGTTCACTCGCCGTGGCGGCATGTATTTTGGTATCGCCCATCTGCTGGGCTACCCGGTCAGCTATGACCAGCCGCTGTACCGCTTTGCCGATTTCAATGCGGGTTGGTACGCCAGCCGCAATGCTGCGTTCCAGGCCGCTGTCAGCCGCGCCTCTGGCACCGAACTGGCGCTGGATGGGGATTTGATTCGCTATGGTTCGTTGCTGCCCGGCACCACTGAGCTGGCGGTGCGTTCGTTGGGGGCGAAGCTGGAGATGCGCAATCCCAGCATTCGCAGTCAACTGGAGCAAGGCGAAGCGTTGGACTTCGAGGACACCACCCTCTACAAGCGCGTGTTCGCCCTGGCTGACAAGGCTGCCGGCAAACCGCTGCCACGGGCGATCCTGCCGGGCATCGTGCTCAAGAGCCCGAAGATTACCCGCAATCTGACCACGGCGTGGTTTGCCAAACGTGTGGATGAGCGCTATCAGCGTTGTATGAAGCGCTGA
- a CDS encoding RHS repeat-associated core domain-containing protein: protein MIDATSQAIGFLVLAAMDAKTRDVESILSDFRGCLHPYDTWAQSFFSFSALNVEQVFKVGEEVALVAPINRSLFPSSTVATCTANGTLTLVHMFQSSRFVPIGNTPVVVQCIDPDGGPLGDPLHKIIGPSGILEITECDRNQKYRVSFYPDVSSEHFKALYASYQSVIASLEGWLRSEWGTTFEPLWKGYSEANFLKRYLSLYGAYARGFSDSLYSIWDDVEQLFQWLSAPLANAEKLLHYFSQDEFEKLLTLSAETLAKGLLVLSDEPLLFIYLAALVSWMRMLPPPYMNEMLGEIGAEVVINLLLGLATGGMGIVLRMSTKVLAGIKSRRVRRWLEQIAEQVGKIRLVGHSEALKPVLLGSAATPIKAVPVAPLKAGDTLVSNPVPMVRNKTQRTALVRQEPVDDVPAMASNPKGDAAASADKTVTNGCPVSMVTGEELLTLTDGALDGILPFEWTRLYRTSAVEVDCGLGFGWSHALAHRLSVSGNSVVWTDHENRSTTLPLPTAARPAITNSLAEAAIYLGSAPDELVLAQSSRFYHFCGGVLTAISDAYDNRLRIVRDRLGRIERLDNRAGRSLFLRYEFDRIVAVDYQVHRAKGHEPFVWVTDQNIVSYAYDDAGRLVSATNAVGEREVYRYDEQHVILERQLAGGASFFWAWERSGKAARCVRHWASFSQMDTRYVWGDDGSVNVHNADGSQEVYVHDDRARLVQRIDPDGARHFKSYDAKGRLTVEQDPLGAVTAYQYDDAGRLVALFPGEDEPTSYEHDHGFVRVVRRGEAVWKYERNEQGDVIRRIDPEGNATDYSYDKRGQLTGVWYPDNSCHRLVWNERGQLVEEQLPNGGIKRYRYDDLGRQLSCEDEHGALTQYQWDAVGRLLKLTQSDGTYREFSYNPYGKIIAERDELGHVTRYEYADGLHLISRRINADGTQVKYRYDNACLLLTEIENEVGETYRLDYHPNGLIRQETGFDGQRTAYAYDLNGNLLEKTEHGDDGSQLVTRYERDHAGRLVRKTLPDDSVVDYAYDRQGNLLSVEDGHWALAYEYDKQNRLTAEHQGWGTLRYGYDACGQLQHLRLPDNNRLTFNHDKGGHLATVELNGSLLTSHLFHAGREHQRQQGKLLSHYHYDDQNRLHAHAVTQQGNHLYQRQYDYDKAGNLTRLLDTRKGEHRYRYDPLNRLTRADHSQDVQERFAHNPAGNLLMQNRPGPDIVAGNRLMIQGDHHYDYDAFGNLIRERRGKGQQLVTEYRYDCQHRLIGVTKPNGQTASYRYDPFGRRISKTIEEKTTEFFWQGDKLIAEHHADRHRSYLYEPDSFRPLALLEGFGPEDVNPYYYQLDHLGTPQELTTPDGEIVWSAHYRAYGEISRLDVGKIDNPLRFQGQYYDQESGLHYNRHRYYHPNIGRYLTPDPVKLAGGANAYQYAPNPTGWVDPLGLSKCPGECVPVKGVEDPVLNAKAEENQPTLPSLKDVEWTAHGYKHSPSKKMPWKDILATTKSGPAKYKPGIDIENLEREAYKNGRTTTNGKPWKVMEYPESIGASDGLPSRWIRIELSAGTIHGHPISEQEFRRLTK, encoded by the coding sequence ATGATCGACGCAACCAGCCAAGCTATTGGCTTCCTGGTGTTGGCCGCGATGGACGCAAAGACGCGGGACGTCGAATCCATCCTCAGCGATTTCCGGGGCTGCCTGCACCCATACGACACCTGGGCTCAAAGCTTTTTCAGCTTTTCGGCACTGAATGTCGAGCAAGTGTTCAAGGTGGGAGAAGAAGTAGCGCTCGTAGCGCCGATCAATCGGTCCCTCTTTCCCAGCAGCACGGTCGCCACGTGTACAGCCAACGGCACGTTGACCCTGGTGCATATGTTCCAGAGTTCGCGATTCGTGCCGATCGGCAACACGCCGGTCGTGGTACAGTGCATCGATCCAGACGGCGGTCCGCTGGGGGACCCACTCCATAAAATCATCGGTCCCAGCGGCATTCTGGAAATCACCGAGTGTGATCGCAACCAGAAGTACCGAGTCAGTTTCTACCCCGACGTTTCTTCAGAGCATTTCAAGGCGCTGTACGCTTCTTATCAGTCGGTCATTGCGTCACTGGAAGGCTGGTTGCGCAGTGAGTGGGGGACCACTTTCGAACCCCTGTGGAAGGGGTACTCCGAGGCAAACTTCCTCAAGCGCTACCTTTCGCTGTACGGCGCCTATGCCCGAGGTTTCAGCGACTCCCTTTACTCAATCTGGGACGACGTAGAGCAGTTATTTCAATGGCTGTCAGCCCCCCTGGCCAATGCTGAAAAGCTGCTGCATTACTTTTCCCAGGACGAGTTTGAAAAATTACTGACGTTAAGTGCCGAGACGCTCGCCAAGGGTCTGCTGGTGCTGAGCGACGAGCCGTTGCTGTTCATTTACCTGGCGGCGCTGGTCAGTTGGATGCGCATGCTGCCACCGCCCTATATGAACGAAATGCTGGGCGAGATTGGCGCCGAGGTCGTCATCAATCTGTTACTGGGCCTGGCGACGGGCGGCATGGGTATTGTGCTGCGCATGAGCACGAAAGTGCTGGCTGGCATCAAGTCGCGCCGGGTGCGCAGGTGGCTGGAACAGATAGCCGAGCAGGTCGGAAAAATTCGCCTGGTGGGGCATAGCGAAGCGCTCAAGCCGGTGCTGCTGGGCAGTGCGGCGACGCCGATCAAGGCAGTGCCGGTGGCGCCGTTGAAGGCGGGCGATACGCTGGTTTCGAACCCCGTACCGATGGTTCGCAACAAAACGCAGCGTACGGCGTTGGTGCGCCAGGAGCCGGTGGATGATGTGCCTGCCATGGCGTCGAATCCGAAGGGCGATGCGGCGGCTTCTGCGGATAAAACCGTTACGAACGGTTGCCCGGTGTCGATGGTCACCGGCGAGGAACTGCTGACTCTGACCGACGGCGCGCTGGACGGCATCTTGCCGTTCGAGTGGACGCGCTTGTATCGCACCAGTGCAGTGGAGGTGGACTGCGGGTTGGGGTTTGGCTGGAGTCATGCGCTAGCGCATCGGCTTTCTGTGTCAGGCAACTCGGTGGTGTGGACGGACCATGAGAATCGCTCGACCACCCTGCCCTTGCCGACGGCTGCTAGGCCGGCGATTACCAACAGTCTGGCGGAAGCGGCGATCTACTTGGGGTCTGCGCCTGACGAGTTGGTGCTGGCCCAGTCCTCTCGGTTTTATCACTTTTGCGGCGGTGTGCTGACCGCGATCAGCGATGCGTATGACAACCGGCTGCGCATTGTCCGGGATCGGTTGGGGCGTATTGAGCGGCTGGATAACCGTGCCGGGCGCTCGCTTTTTTTGCGGTATGAATTCGACCGCATCGTGGCGGTGGACTACCAGGTGCATCGCGCCAAAGGCCATGAACCCTTCGTGTGGGTGACCGATCAGAACATCGTTTCCTACGCCTACGACGACGCCGGACGACTGGTATCGGCGACCAATGCGGTCGGTGAACGCGAGGTTTATCGGTACGACGAACAGCACGTCATTCTTGAGCGGCAGTTGGCCGGTGGGGCGAGTTTCTTTTGGGCGTGGGAAAGATCTGGTAAAGCCGCGCGCTGTGTCCGGCACTGGGCCAGTTTTTCACAGATGGACACGCGCTATGTATGGGGCGATGACGGCAGCGTCAACGTGCACAACGCCGATGGCAGCCAGGAAGTGTATGTCCATGACGACCGGGCGCGACTGGTACAGCGCATCGATCCCGACGGTGCCCGGCATTTCAAATCCTATGATGCCAAGGGCCGACTGACCGTCGAGCAGGACCCGCTGGGCGCGGTGACGGCGTATCAGTACGACGACGCCGGACGCTTGGTGGCGCTGTTTCCGGGGGAGGATGAGCCGACATCCTACGAGCATGACCATGGTTTCGTACGGGTTGTGCGCCGTGGTGAGGCGGTCTGGAAATACGAGCGTAATGAGCAAGGCGATGTCATCCGCAGGATTGATCCGGAGGGCAACGCGACCGACTACAGCTACGACAAGCGGGGGCAACTGACCGGTGTCTGGTATCCCGACAACAGCTGTCATCGTTTGGTGTGGAATGAGCGCGGGCAGCTTGTTGAAGAACAGTTGCCCAATGGCGGGATCAAGCGTTATCGCTATGACGATCTGGGCCGGCAATTGTCGTGTGAGGATGAGCACGGCGCGCTGACTCAGTATCAATGGGACGCGGTAGGACGCCTGCTGAAACTGACCCAATCCGACGGTACCTATCGGGAATTCAGCTACAACCCTTACGGAAAAATCATCGCCGAACGCGATGAACTCGGCCACGTCACCCGTTACGAATACGCCGACGGCCTGCACCTCATCAGCCGCCGCATCAACGCGGACGGTACTCAGGTCAAGTATCGCTACGACAACGCCTGCCTTTTGCTGACTGAAATCGAAAACGAAGTTGGCGAAACCTATCGACTGGACTACCACCCCAACGGCCTGATCCGACAGGAAACCGGCTTCGACGGCCAACGCACCGCCTACGCCTACGACCTCAACGGCAACCTGCTGGAAAAGACCGAACATGGCGACGATGGCAGTCAGCTTGTTACCCGTTACGAGCGCGATCATGCCGGTCGCCTCGTAAGAAAAACGCTGCCCGATGACAGCGTTGTTGATTATGCCTACGACCGCCAAGGCAACCTCCTCAGCGTCGAAGACGGCCACTGGGCGCTGGCTTACGAGTACGACAAACAAAACCGACTCACTGCTGAGCATCAGGGCTGGGGCACTTTGCGCTACGGCTATGACGCCTGCGGCCAACTTCAGCATTTACGCCTGCCGGATAATAACCGTCTGACCTTCAATCACGACAAAGGCGGCCACCTGGCCACCGTCGAGCTGAATGGCTCACTGCTGACTTCCCACCTGTTCCACGCCGGTCGCGAACACCAACGCCAACAAGGCAAGCTGCTCAGCCACTACCACTACGACGACCAAAACCGCCTGCACGCCCACGCCGTTACCCAGCAAGGAAACCACCTTTACCAACGCCAATACGACTACGACAAAGCCGGCAACCTCACGCGCCTGCTCGACACCCGCAAAGGCGAACACCGTTACCGCTACGACCCGCTAAACCGCCTGACCCGCGCCGATCACTCCCAGGATGTGCAGGAGCGCTTTGCACACAACCCGGCGGGCAATTTGCTTATGCAAAACAGGCCGGGCCCGGACATCGTGGCGGGTAATCGCCTGATGATCCAGGGCGACCACCATTACGACTACGACGCCTTCGGCAACCTGATCCGCGAACGGCGTGGCAAGGGCCAGCAACTCGTCACCGAGTACCGCTACGACTGCCAGCACCGGCTCATCGGCGTCACCAAGCCCAACGGCCAAACCGCGAGCTATCGCTACGACCCGTTTGGTCGGCGCATCAGCAAAACCATCGAAGAGAAAACTACGGAGTTCTTCTGGCAAGGCGACAAGCTGATCGCCGAACACCATGCCGATCGCCATCGCAGCTACCTCTACGAACCCGACAGCTTCCGCCCGCTGGCACTGCTGGAAGGCTTCGGTCCAGAAGACGTAAATCCCTACTACTACCAACTCGACCACCTCGGCACACCGCAGGAACTCACCACGCCCGACGGTGAAATCGTCTGGTCCGCGCACTACCGCGCCTACGGAGAAATCAGCCGCCTCGACGTCGGCAAAATCGACAACCCGCTACGTTTCCAAGGCCAGTACTACGACCAGGAAAGTGGCCTGCACTACAACCGGCATCGCTACTACCACCCGAATATCGGTCGTTACCTGACGCCAGATCCGGTGAAGCTGGCGGGTGGGGCCAATGCATACCAGTACGCACCGAATCCTACAGGGTGGGTTGATCCGCTGGGGCTTAGTAAGTGTCCTGGTGAATGCGTGCCCGTTAAAGGTGTTGAAGATCCGGTACTCAATGCGAAAGCCGAAGAAAACCAACCGACGCTGCCCTCACTTAAAGATGTCGAATGGACAGCCCATGGTTATAAGCACAGCCCTTCAAAGAAAATGCCTTGGAAAGATATTTTGGCAACCACAAAATCCGGGCCGGCCAAGTACAAGCCGGGCATAGACATTGAAAACTTAGAACGAGAAGCCTATAAAAATGGCAGAACGACCACCAATGGCAAACCATGGAAAGTGATGGAGTACCCTGAAAGCATCGGCGCCAGCGATGGCCTACCCAGTCGTTGGATACGCATTGAGTTGAGTGCTGGAACAATTCATGGCCATCCTATCTCAGAGCAAGAATTTCGGAGACTAACCAAATGA